The Euphorbia lathyris chromosome 3, ddEupLath1.1, whole genome shotgun sequence genome contains a region encoding:
- the LOC136224912 gene encoding protein FAR1-RELATED SEQUENCE 12-like codes for MASTSDQQFHSNGNYRGWLAETFDGLETTDDELSDNLDGKDNIIQPIINNFSTDLEPFEPFIGREFESAEDAREFYEMYGRRMGFTIRNNRTRRSLKDNSIIGREFVCSKEGFRGVTKRKNGAFSSRPATRAGCNAMLRIASKDGGKWVIYGFTKEHSHELSPTKILPRRSHRIAFNEDEKDLKIRELSTELHREKKRSAAYQKQLNTVLNYIEEHTQKLSLQIDAVSNKMRQLESGETDSSYSE; via the exons ATGGCAAGTACCTCTGACCAACAATTCCATTCAAATGGGAATTATAGGGGTTGGCTAGCAGAAACTTTTGATGGCCTTGAAACTACAGACGATGAGCTATCAGACAATTTGGATGGCAAGGACAATATCATTCAACccattattaataatttttctaCAGACTTGGAACCATTTGAACCATTTATTGGAAGGGAGTTTGAATCGGCAGAGGATGCTAGGGAATTCTATGAAATGTATGGCAGGCGCATGGGCTTTACTATACGGAATAATCGTACACGTAGGTCACTTAAAGATAACTCTATAATTGGTAGAGAATTTGTTTGCTCAAAAGAAGGTTTTCGTGGtgttacaaaaagaaaaaatggagCTTTTTCATCAAGGCCTGCTACCAGAGCGGGATGTAATGCAATGTTGAGGATAGCTTCAAAAGATGGAGGAAAATGGGTCATTTATGGTTTCACTAAGGAACACAGCCATGAACTCAGCCCTACCAAAATACTACCTAGACGTTCACACAGAATCGCATTCAATGAG GATGAGAAAGATCTGAAAATTCGGGAGCTATCGACTGAACTGCACCGTGAGAAAAAGAGATCTGCTGCTTATCAAAAGCAGCTAAATACCGTCTTGAATTACATTGAGGAGCATACACAAAAATTATCACTTCAGATTGATGCAGTATCTAACAAAATGAGGCAACTTGAGAGTGGAGAGACTGACagttcatattctgagtag
- the LOC136221606 gene encoding protein FAR1-RELATED SEQUENCE 5: MDLDEGVVIAEGSAGHDLVGNEGDSVMQEGDSIVEPYEGMEFESEDAAKIFYDEYARKIGFVMRVMSCRRSERDGRILARRLGCNKEGYCVSIRGKFGNVRKPRASTREGCKAMIHVKFDKSGKWVITKFVKDHNHHLVVAPREARQTMDEKDKRIQELTMELRNKKRLCATYQEQLNAFMKIVEDHSEQLSKKIQNVVKNLKEFESIDQALLQHR; the protein is encoded by the exons A TGGATTTAGATGAGGGAGTTGTAATAGCAGAGGGCTCTGCTGGTCACGATTTGGTTGGAAATGAAGGGGACTCAGTTATGCAGGAAGGTGATTCAATTGTAGAACCATATGAAGGTATGGAATTTGAATCTGAAGATGCTGCAAAGATATTTTACGATGAATATGCTCGAAAGATAGGGTTTGTAATGCGTGTGATGTCTTGTCGTCGTTCTGAAAGAGATGGAAGAATTCTTGCCCGTCGACTTGGCTGTAACAAGGAGGGTTATTGTGTTAGTATTCGAGGCAAATTTGGAAATGTTCGAAAGCCACGTGCTAGTACTAGAGAAGGTTGCAAGGCAATGATCCATGTTAAGTTTGATAAATCTGGGAAGTGGGTGATAACAAAATTTGTGAAAGACCACAATCATCATCTTGTAGTAGCTCCACGTGAAGCTCGTCAAACAATG GATGAGAAGGACAAGAGAATTCAAGAACTAACCATGGAGCTGAGGAACAAGAAGCGCCTATGTGCCACATATCAAGAACAATTAAATGCATTCATGAAAATTGTTGAAGATCACAGCGAGCAGTTATCCAAGAAAATCCAAAATGTCGTAAAAAATCTAAAAGAATTTGAGTCTATAGACCAGGCGCTTCTACAGCATCGATAG